Proteins found in one Crassostrea angulata isolate pt1a10 chromosome 3, ASM2561291v2, whole genome shotgun sequence genomic segment:
- the LOC128178256 gene encoding glycine N-acyltransferase-like protein 3 translates to MAVREVLPEEYDDLDQKLEKEMPLSICGLVHFRLMRRKHLLTEKMVLVDSWPDFSVLVILDRQMRETWLFSVCFCKGPEFASHLDTVFQFASRETSLPLSIVGCTSDDMDALIHLHQSAKSCPYRRDYADAIIYTLPAENIVPITIPDGFKISELNGRHTEIVHKSWPFINSPEKWTNYQITHFPSVSIETEDGRPVAWEVQHEYGAVGALHVEPEYRRSKFGSVVTRTLAEKMTKDGQLVFALVRENNDRSIAFHESNGYVRMPFKFSIMSFFGEAKE, encoded by the exons ATGGCTGTCCGAGAAGTTCTCCCTGAAGAGTATGATGACCTTGATCAGAAGCTAGAGAAAGAAATGCCTTTGTCCATTTGc GGACTGGTCCATTTTCGGTTGATGAGGAGGAAGCACCTGTTGACAGAGAAGATGGTGTTGGTGGACAGTTGGCCGGACTTTTCTGTTCTTGTTATTTTGGATAGACAG ATGAGAGAGACTTGGTTGTTTTCTGTGTGTTTCTGCAAAGGACCTGAATTTGCTTCACACCTGGATACTGTGTTTCAGTTCGCCTCCAGAGAGACATCCCTACCTCTCTCTATCGTTG GGTGTACCTCTGACGACATGGACGCCCTCATCCATTTACACCAATCAGCAAAAAGCTGCCCTTACCGACGAGACTACGCCGATGCCATAATTTATACACTGCCTGCTGAAAATATTGTTCCTAT aacAATTCCAGACGGATTCAAAATATCTGAACTAAATGGACGTCATACGGAGATTGTACACAAATCATGGCCTTTTATAAATTCGCCAGAAAAGTGGACCAATTACCAAATCACTCATTTCCCATCAGTATCAATTGAAACCGAGGACGGACGCCCCGTGGCCTGGGAAGTTCAGCATGAATATGGCGCCGTAGGAGCGTTACATGTAGAACCGGAATACCGGAGAAGTAAATTCGGAAGTGTCGTCACAAGAACCCTGGCGGAAAAAATGACCAAGGACGGACAACTCGTGTTTGCTCTTGTTAGGGAAAATAACGACAGGTCGATTGCATTTCATGAAAGTAATGGTTATGTACGAATGCCTTTTAAATTTTCGATCATGAGCTTTTTTGGAGAGGCAAAGGAATAA
- the LOC128178258 gene encoding uncharacterized protein LOC128178258 — MAGWGAASIPLRVALIVLCLALVVFVIGFATKGWAHNKFGTDIIAEAMRIPVYVEHEIGLWAYDVCYTERGGGLNKYLRYARYYQCGDRDIGLFIDGLRCGDWYHAVQGIECLGLILMVAALILLFLYFFVQSMKQRKYLLITIGLTFGAVVFIIIGVGIYGSKIKDIYYKLGWSFGVTIAGAVLAAVAGIAEVIVLLK; from the exons ATGGCTGGTTGGGGCGCCGCGTCCATTCCCCTGAGGGTTGCTCTGATCGTTCTTTGCCTGGCTCTAGTGGTCTTTGTGATCGGTTTTGCGACCAAAGGATGGGCCCATAACAAGTTCGGTACCGATATCATTGCCGAGGCGATGCGTATTCCAGTGTACGTGGAACACGAGATAGGACTCTGGGCTTATGACGTCTGCTACACAGAGCGAGGCGGCGGCCTGAACAAGTACCTGCGGTACGCCAGGTATTATCAGTGCGGCGATCGTGATATTGGACTTTTCATCGATGGTTTACGTTGCGGAG ACTGGTACCACGCGGTACAGGGCATCGAGTGCCTGGGGCTGATTCTGATGGTCGCTGCCCTCATTCTTCTCTTCCTCTACTTCTTTGTTCAGTCTATGAAGCAGAGAAAATACCTACTTATCACCATAGGACTCACATTTGGCGCTG TCGTGTTCATTATAATTGGTGTCGGAATTTACGGGTCTAAAATCAAAGACATATATTACAAGTTGGGATGGTCCTTTGGCGTGACGATAGCTGGCGCTGTACTAGCCGCCGTAGCAGGAATCGCAGAAGTTATTGTGCTCCTGAAGTGA
- the LOC128178246 gene encoding uncharacterized protein LOC128178246, whose protein sequence is MLKMAAFSGLLMLAVFSLTISAPVDKRLQALNDTLSAIERLVRYYKSTFRELNIDGLFGLRVLEGQLEILLERFDKGENGGLSMDIRTRIQKLKQEATSISEEAVSFVKKGDEEYYKDLHFVVSRPWILWKSQRVLNFSTLWSHDVYFSNKKKLSESESDHCMTQLTGTLGKGSSAMCQIKEDCVELMTSQGLTGYGITHQILWSMLSEQAGCLNSMKALFEKHGKSVDDFQTEFCTNNFLEMIQTVHIILTENITPRFQDLFLEQQFVCPNIGFYEFLSSSYLYEIIHWQRKSGCFGSMPRTVNSKDKDDFDYDYEDDTKKDNIPVQLQKQGLQNDSHNAVVVQKGQKLVQQFTNQDNKKVKPQDILTKPSQRGLLSFPDSRTFRSRKLLVEKAMSGGCLAHKTAVGAGALVMYLRYLIYPGSSDIFKNHAFIKSKLSAAKPLTDNEDIAYALAMGQTFKDIPKAILDKTAVKKQDHAMKANRTLLKNDYNQPGALNNNVLAAQLYGKTDKEEYYSNQREKHEYYDDKNESPEYPKNDAKKPNQDVMVRFDNAKADKNNYLDEDYKDEDYNEKGDDKEEEEDVKNQDRDYPYYDVNQRKQQEEADRIEREDKDQYMIKRDKGGQPDPVGGVGEKVVIPGQPDGPSLGTVMMGFSAVFCVLLFFVYRFIKSRRVNIHYSLRSLMRRM, encoded by the exons GgcagttagaaattttgctggAGAGATTTGACAAAGGTGAAAATGGAGGCCTCTCCATGGACATCAGAACCCGAATACAGAAGCTTAAGCAGGAGGCCACAAGCATCAGTGAGGAGGCAGTCAGCTTCGTCAAGAAAGGGGATGAGGAGTACTACAAGGACCTCCACTTTGTCGTCAGTCGTCCATGGATCCTGTGGAAAAGTCAGCGAGTTCTCAACTTCAGCACTCTCTGGAGCCATGATGTCTATTTCAGCAATAAAA AGAAATTGTCAGAGAGTGAGTCGGACCATTGTATGACTCAGTTGACAGGGACCCTGGGTAAAGGGTCGTCGGCAATGTGTCAGATCAAGGAGGATTGTGTGGAGCTAATGACAAGCCAAGGATTGACGGGCTACGGAATCACACACCAGATCCTGTGGTCCATGTTGTCTGAACAG gCAGGGTGTTTGAACAGCATGAAGGCTTTGTTTGAGAAACATGGGAAATCAGTAGATGATTTTCAAACAGAGTTTTGTACAAACAACTTCCTGGAGATGATTCAAACAGTTCATATCATACTCACGGAAAATATAACACCAAGATTTCAGGATCTATTCCTTGAGCAAC AATTTGTTTGTCCGAATATTGGATTTTATGAGTTCCTATCCAGCTCGTACCTGTATGAAATCATTCATTGGCAAAGGAAAAGCGGCTGCTTTGGCAGCATGCCAAGAACGGTAAATTCAAAAGACAAAGATGACTTTGATTATGATTATGAAGATGATACAAAAAAGGACAATATTCCTGTTCAACTTCAAAAACAGGGCCTCCAAAATGATTCACACAATGCTGTAGTGGTGCAGAAAGGTCAAAAACTGGTACAGCAGTTCACTAACCAAGATAACAAGAAAGTTAAACCTCAAGATATCCTTACAAAACCTTCACAGAGAGGTTTGCTGTCTTTTCCCGACTCCAGAACTTTTAGAAGCAGGAAGTTATTGGTTGAGAAAGCCATGTCAG GTGGATGTCTGGCCCATAAGACGGCAGTAGGGGCAGGGGCTCTGGTGATGTACCTGAGATATCTCATCTACCCAGGATCCTCAGACATTTTCAAAAACCATGCTTTCatcaaatcaaaattatcaGCTGCTAAACCTTTAACAGACAATGAAGACATAGCCTATGCACTGGCCATGGGACAGACCTTCAAGGACATCCCTAAAGCAATTCTTGATAAAACAGCTGTAAAAAAACAGGACCATGCAATGAAAGCCAACAGAACACTGCTTAAAAATGACTACAACCAACCAGGTGCTCTGAATAATAATGTCCTTGCTGCTCAGTTGTACGGTAAAACTGATAAGGAGGAGTACTATTCAAACCAGAGGGAAAAGCATGAATACTACGATGATAAGAACGAGTCACCAGAGTATCCCAAAAATGATGCCAAGAAACCCAACCAGGACGTCATGGTGCGCTTTGATAACGCGAAAGCCGACAAGAACAACTATTTAGACGAGGACTACAAAGACGAGGACTACAACGAGAAAGGTGATGACAAAGAGGAGGAGGAGGATGTGAAAAACCAGGACCGAGATTACCCGTACTACGACGTCAATCAGCGGAAACAGCAGGAGGAGGCGGACAGAATAGAGAGGGAGGATAAAGACCAGTATATGATAAAACGAGACAAAGGGGGGCAACCTGACCCTGTGGGGGGTGTAGGGGAGAAGGTCGTGATCCCCGGTCAGCCGGACGGACCGTCCCTGGGGACTGTAATGATGGGGTTCAGTGCTGTGTTTTGTGTTCTGTTGTTTTTTGTCTATCGTTTTATAAAGAGCAGGAGAGTTAATATACACTACAGTTTGAGATCTTTGATGAGGCGAATGTAA